A genomic region of Colletotrichum destructivum chromosome 5, complete sequence contains the following coding sequences:
- a CDS encoding uncharacterized protein (Putative membrane protein SUR7/Rim9-like, fungi): MLRPATPMSLLLFAAFALLLLSTLSTPVIKQIPLGSFKGASFGVFGVCKADGTCEGPEIGYDTTKVFAAADNKGAFDLPDSARNTLSAILIVHPIAALTTLIMLIMAAVAHLHSPSHSARYLLAVFIFSFIDFLICLLAFLVDVLLFVPHMAWGSYIVLAATILVGMSGLVACAMRRMLVSRKARKKRIAENAEMSGENYYNREAQVKTTGSIGSQPTMPVVSGGNGVDKLPTFASFESQKKDDQISDEHIPLTARSPTNGSQGIVAATDVPPSRSGSVPPNRDPYGNPMPPQDGFGPRRGPSQERMRGRGGMPAGGFRGRGGGGYGRGGYNNYGPPPPGRGGYGPPGRGGGYGGPPPGGRGGYGPPPRGGFGPNGMRGGRPPPPGYQPGPGGPGPYDRRPSPGNGYGGPPPPVGPYGQRSMDMAPGYNSANNSTNPSLPSIPQQQGYEAYNPERGSLPRAESPPPLPGNTPPPMVGQAVEMDAATGSPALPPQGFGQFRDSDADIAGMVGLQQQQNGGNRSQPLRHDTYMSEGSRYSSDEAYVPPRQAWNNQGSSRTASPLQHSELPTRSSPAPAASDYYEDVDPRFADVPAPAPAPRAGPPPALQVPLPAPNMYDDAHADAGARSPGAESDRSNFTSISQRGINPRWNPAPPMPGSGQQMPPRRPVQQQRQDVLLNNNPDFELPGSRLGPPSRTGGNGMIPGSAYPPGF; encoded by the exons ATGCTGCGACCGGCGACCCCCATGTCGTTGCTGCTCTTCGCGGCCTTCGCCCTGCTATTGCTTTCTACCTTGTCGACACCCGTCATTAAGCAAATACCACTCGGCAGCTTCAAGGGTGCCAGCTTTGGAGTCTTTGGCGTTTGTAAGGCGGATGGCACTTGCGAAGGCCCTGAGATTGGCTATGACACTA CCAAAGTGTTTGCAGCTGCAGACAACAAGGGTGCCTTTGACCTACCGGACTCGGCTCGAAACACTCTCTCCGCCATTCTGATCGTGCACCCGATCGCCGCTCTTACGACGCTCATCATGCTTATCATGGCTGCCGTTGCCCATCTTCACTCACCCTCGCATTCGGCTCGCTACCTCCTCGCtgtcttcatcttctccttcatcgactTTCTCATCTGTCTCTTGGCCTTCCTGGTCGATGTACTCTTGTTCGTCCCTCATATGGCCTGGGGCTCAtacatcgtcctcgccgccacgATTCTCGTTGGAATGAGTGGACTCGTGGCCTGCGCTATGCGTCGTATGCTGGTCAGCAGAAAggccaggaagaagaggatcGCCGAAAATGCCGAGATGAGCGGAGAAAACTACTACAACCGTGAGGCTCAAGTCAAGACTACCGGATCCATCGGCTCACAGCCGACCATGCCCGTTGTAAGCGGTGGAAACGGCGTCGATAAGCTGCCTACGTTTGCCTCATTCGAATcccagaagaaggacgacCAGATCAGCGATGAGCATATCCCCTTGACAGCCAGAAGCCCCACCAATGGCTCCCAAGGCATCGTGGCTGCAACAGATGTACCCCCCTCACGGTCTGGATCCGTTCCGCCGAACAGAGATCCGTATGGAAACCCAATGCCGCCACAAGATGGGTTCGGTCCCAGGAGAGGGCCCTCTCAAGAGCGCATGAGAGGTAGAGGCGGCATGCCCGCCGGTGGATTTagaggacgcggcggcggtggttaTGGCAGGGGTGGGTACAACAATTACGGCCCACCACCTCCGGGGAGAGGCGGCTACGGCCctccgggacgaggaggaggctaCGGTGGGCCCCCTCCTGGTGGCAGAGGCGGATATGGGCCGCCCCCTCGCGGTGGGTTTGGACCGAATGGCATGCGAGGCGGAcggccgcctccgcctgGCTACCAACCTGGGCCTGGCGGCCCAGGACCATATGACCGCAGACCAAGCCCAGGCAACGGCTACGGTggtccccctcctcccgtTGGACCGTACGGGCAACGCTCCATGGACATGGCCCCTGGGTACAACAGTGCAAACAACAGCACCAACCCCTCtctcccatccatcccgcAGCAGCAAGGCTATGAGGCCTACAATCCGGAGCGTGGGAGCTTGCCGCGAGCCGAATCACCTCCGCCTCTCCCTGGTAATACACCGCCGCCAATGGTTGGTCAAGCGGTTGAGATGGATGCGGCAACGGGAAGTCCCGCCCTCCCGCCTCAAGGGTTCGGCCAGTTCCGGGACAGTGATGCCGATATCGCTGGCATGGTTGggcttcagcagcagcaaaacGGTGGAAACAGGTCTCAACCCTTGAGACATGACACGTACATGAGCGAGGGAAGCAGGTACAGCTCGGACGA GGCATACGTACCGCCTCGTCAGGCCTGGAACAACCAAGGCTCATCACGCACGGCGTCTCCGCTGCAACATAGTGAGCTACCCACCCGAAGCTCGcctgcgccggcggccagcgactactacgaggaTGTCGATCCGCGCTTCGCGGACGTGCCAGCACCGGCTCCAGCTCCCAGAGCAGGCCCCCCGCCTGCCCTTCAGGTACCTCTACCCGCGCCCAATATGTATGATGACGCTCATGCGGATGCCGGTGCACGTAGCCCTGGCGCCGAGTCTGATCGATCCAATTTCACCTCGATATCTCAGAGAGGGATAAACCCAAGGTGGAACCCCGCCCCTCCGATGCCTGGATCTGGTCAGCAGATGCCGCCGCGTCGGCCGGTTCAACAGCAACGGCAAGACGTTCTGTTGAACAATAACCCCGACTTCGAGCTGCCCGGCAGTCGCCTTGGACCCCCATCTCGCACGGGGGGCAACGGTATGATACCCGGCAGTGCGTACCCGCCAGGCTTTTAA